A genomic window from Deltaproteobacteria bacterium includes:
- a CDS encoding methyltransferase domain-containing protein — translation MRDGPARRIAPKLFGSHGQRPWFQLGMTALGEHLTFFRQAIRALREVGALSATSQAVANTVVAPIAPKERPIRVLEVGAGTGAITQAILSRLSQGDHLDLYEINPAFAAVLRQTVGSVSGPMVKVYEADIESVAHDVRYDFIVSSLPLLNLPPDKVDRIFVLLLSVLKPGGTLSYYDYWAKELRQFIHGTAERQRVREVLRVTRGYLQRYQYHHRVMFTNVPPASIHYLRTSPAASE, via the coding sequence GTGCGTGACGGGCCTGCACGCCGGATCGCTCCGAAGCTTTTCGGGTCGCACGGCCAGCGGCCGTGGTTTCAGCTAGGAATGACAGCACTCGGCGAGCATCTCACCTTCTTTCGTCAAGCAATACGCGCCTTGCGTGAAGTCGGAGCTCTGTCAGCCACGTCACAGGCTGTGGCCAATACAGTCGTCGCACCGATAGCACCCAAGGAGAGACCGATACGCGTGCTTGAGGTTGGTGCAGGGACAGGCGCAATTACACAAGCAATCTTGTCACGTCTCTCCCAGGGCGATCATCTCGATCTGTATGAAATCAACCCGGCGTTTGCGGCAGTCCTTCGCCAGACTGTCGGTAGCGTTTCTGGCCCTATGGTGAAGGTATATGAGGCTGATATCGAGAGCGTCGCTCATGATGTCCGTTATGATTTCATCGTTTCTTCTCTCCCCCTACTGAACCTGCCTCCCGACAAGGTCGACCGTATTTTTGTGCTCCTGCTCAGTGTCCTCAAACCAGGTGGTACGCTCAGCTACTATGACTACTGGGCAAAGGAACTCCGCCAATTCATTCACGGCACGGCAGAACGGCAACGAGTACGCGAAGTGCTGCGAGTCACGCGGGGTTACTTACAACGCTACCAATATCATCACCGCGTGATG